In a single window of the Alosa sapidissima isolate fAloSap1 chromosome 18, fAloSap1.pri, whole genome shotgun sequence genome:
- the LOC121689622 gene encoding thioredoxin-like: MVRIVEDKDAFHRALREAGGKLVVVDFTATWCGPCQSIAPFFQSLSQKYTDVVFLKVDVDDTPDVAQECEIKCMPTFHFYKNGKKVDEFSGSNREKLEEKVNTLK, translated from the exons ATGGTTCGTATCGTCGAAGACAAG GACGCATTCCATCGGGCCTTGCGTGAGGCAGGTGGCAAGCTGGTAGTGGTCGATTTCACAGCCACTTGGTGCGGCCCTTGCCAAAGCATCGCACCCTTTTTCCAA TCCTTGTCTCAAAAGTACACAGATGTGGTGTTCCTCAAGGTGGATGTGGATGACACACCG GACGTAGCACAGGAGTGTGAGATCAAATGCATGCCAACATTCCACTTCTATAAGAATGGCAAAAAG GTTGATGAATTTTCTGGTTCCAACCGGGAAAAGCTGGAAGAGAAGGTCAACACACTTAAATGA